The DNA sequence CTCCCCATGGATTCCATTCGGCCCCATCCTTGGATCCTGGTGGCATAAGAGAGGCGTAGTACACTATAGTACGGTTTCTTGTCTGTCCATTAAAGTGAATTTCTCTGCACTGTACGAAGATGTACTTGTAGCCATGCAGAAAGCTCGTGCTTGTTAGCCATCCATGGGCCATGCCATCACATTAAAGCTGATCTCCATCTGATAGAAAATATAACAGCTCTGCAGAATGTGATAGCTGTGGAGCTAGTGTTgcactgtaaaaagaaaagtATACACCCTTTGTGGTGTATCTTGTCCACAAACAACAATCGCCATTtgtcaggcttgtgtttcttttcttgaaaactctgtttGCGCTAGTGTACCGTCAACAATGCTCTGTCACGCTGATAGCACGCATGCCCTTCGCAACTGGAAGCACCAGGCGCCCAATGTTAACAAAAGGAAAAGCACACGAGATAAGGGTTGATTAATGATTGGGGACAAGACAATTCAAAAGGGTGCAACCTTCTTTTAGAGTGTGGGTCTAAGCTGGATGTCCTGCAAAGCTCCAGTGCTacatatatcttttttttaacacGAGGGTTCTGAGGTGGGCTTGTTGGTTTACGCTCATCATGGCAAAACAGTGCTCATGTTGTTTGCAGACTTAGGAGCTGTTCCACAAACCCACTTACACATTCATGATGAAAAGCTGAAAGAGCAAAGCACTTCTCCTTGAGCCACTTCCCATTCAATGCGATGAGCTCTGAACTGTCACTAGTGCCTTGAGGGGCAGCTGCAGTGCACCAGCACATTGCCATGCGCTTCACACAGTGCAAGCTTCGTGTAGCAAGTGTTGGGCCAGTGTTGCATGAGAAATACCTGGCCTCGAACGAGTCTGAACTATTCCGTGAAGTATGGGGTGACTAAACTGAGCTTGCAATCTATGCATGAGGGTTGGTGGCTGCAGGGAAGCCAACTGGAAAAGGTTTGGAAAATGTCAGAAAATAAGATATGTTTGGAATATTGGTGGCACACAGGCACAATAGAACCCTATGTGATACTGAATAAAAGATTGTTTTATGGTACCACATGCAGGTCATCTTTCTCCAGCAATTGTTGCTACCGTTGACAGCAACTGTTGCAACTGTTGCTGTCTCACAATCATGTAATCATGGATTTATTATAGACATCAAGGAGTTGGAATTAAAACACATCCAACAATAGTAAAGTTGAATATGAACTCGAAATCGTATGTGCTAGAGCGTGGTGGCAAATAGTACCGTTACATTTTGCAATTTCACTCAGTCGATCATCATCACCAGAGACCAAACATAAGCCATGCATAAGCCAGCTCAACGAGGCGCACCTGATAAGCTGCCGTCGCTAAGCTAGGGACTTGGCACGCGCGTGTAACACCGGGACATGGTCACCAGTCGCAGTGGCCCAGCAAGTAGACCACATTGTTgcttgtctatttatttatttatttgtctacAATAGACTGCAGTTATTGAGGTGATGAAGGGGGACAGACTCGGTCCATAAGCATAACATTCGACTGCGTTATTACAACATGCTGACACCATATGACCCACTATTAAGAAATGACTCATGTCACATGCGGTCTTTTTGGCCACTGAACGTCCCGCCGATGCCCGTTCTGGCTATTTTAAATTTGTAGCCGCTGTTTTCAGTGGAAGTAAAATCGCTTTGTGCGTCGTCATAGGAACATCAGAATGCGCGGCCGGACCGTAAGGTTCGAGCGGCGTCACATCCCGCGGTCGCTGAGCCTTCTCCGAAGGTGGCGACTCTCGTAGTTACGCTGAAAACAAAACATACGACGTCGTTTCCTTCGCAACTCTGGTCTGCTCGAGCAACCGATCTTGACTGCAGGCATGCCAGAACTCACTAGAAAATGGCGCCACGCGAGCTTATTTGCCACCGTTCGAGCGCGCACACCGCCTTTCGCTACACCACTGGCTACACGTGTTTTCCGCGTGAAGCACGGCCTCGTGCAGCGAGACTCGCGCAGGCACTCTTTATGCTCGTGCAGAGCTCAGAGTGAACAGAGGCCCACCTGACAGGCCGGACGAGCCTTTCCGTCCGCTGTCCTTCGTCTTGGAGCCGTAGTTTTTGGAGATAAGCACGTAGGCAGTGTAACAGGTCAGCGCAATGTAAACCGCGAGTACAGCGACAGTGACGCGCCTCAGGCTGATCGCCATATCACCGCTTGCCGCGACGATGATACGCTTCTCGAAACAGTCATAAGAGAACGCTCAGACAAATAAAAAGTGCCCTCAACGTTCCGGCTTCCATTCGCCGCGCAGAAGATTTGCAGGATCAACCTGTAATTATCCCCATCACTGGGTGCCGGGTTTCAGAAACCACACGAGACAGAAACCGTCGTGACAGAAACCACCTCGTTCAGCTGATTGTGTTGAGCGGCTGGGATTTCGGCTTGTACTGGCTCGATGCAGCTGTATGGATGCAGGGTTTCCGCGCGCCTTCATCCACCGTGTCTTCATCTGCATTTGATCAGCAGATCGATAGGTGGGAAATCGCGAACGGCAAGATGGTTTCagtgccaactagcccaagcagcAGGTTACgctcctcatcacgccagcgttgttcTAGCCAGCCCACTAACGTTGTGTCAGCATTCTGTGGTGACAGCGAGTGTTTTGGTTTCGTGGTCGTCGAGTGAGatgcttgcctgtgcgcgcgtgacacactgcttgttaatttaatttgtTAGCGAAGCCTAATATTTTGCGATCgctatcagtgcttcgcctttgacgagagcgaaatgcaagaaacgccCCTGTACCATTCActgggtgcccgttaaagaagcCCAGCAGGCGGTTAAAATTAACCGCAGCcatccactacggtgtgcctcctaATGACATCGTAGTTTTGGCAGGCAAAACCCCagatcttattttttttttatgcttcgccttacgggcgaaactgcgactttttgcaTTGTgtattttttctgttattgtgtAGCGAAATTCTATTTACTGCCTCTGTTGGCGCAGTAGAGCCATGCTTTAACAGTACTCAATGTGGCAGGTTTTTAAAAAAGTCTTTTTGTTAAGGAGGCTTTGCGTCTTCTGTGTGGTGTTTTATGTTAGTGCACGGGTGTTTGCTTCTCATCAGGAAGCATTTAATACAATTTTATTGTCATTTTAACCATCTCAGTATCAAGTCGGAGTTTAGTCATTCTATCCAGAATTTGATATATGTCATGCTTTTGTTACACAGTTTGTTGGGTTGCGTTTTGTGAGGTAACGGAAAAGGTATAAACTTGAGCCTCGATATAGCTAACATAGATATAATAAATTGTCAGATCTAGCAAAGTAAATAAGTTTGGTTGGCCGTGCTTTATTTCAATGAGTATTTACTGGTATGAAGCCGGAAAGGCAAGATCTAAGACAGTATCAGTTATAGAAAAGCAGATATCTGCTAGCAGCTCAAAATACGTTTTTTTGTGGTGAAAGTGTCAAATACTCAAAACTGACTTTTGAAACTGCACATTCTAGGACACTGAAGCATGTCAAGGCTAGCACCTTCACTTGGGGCAGTCAACAACCCAACTTACTAGTCCCATGTGGCATCACTCATGTGCTTGCTTATTAATTACCATTCTGATGGTTAGCATTGCTCATGTGCCATGTACTGGCACATGATGAAGCGTAGTCGAACAAGAAATGTCACTGTAAGCTGATGTTTCAACAAGGGAACTTGTTTTTGTCAAGGTCCTGAAAACAAGTTTTCTTGTTGAAACATTGGTTTAGAGCGACGTTCCTTGTTCGGCTACTCCTCATGATTTCAAGTTTCCATCTTCTTTTGAACTTCTGTCTTGTTTGCATTTCTCCCGGCACAGCAACTTGCTGACAGCCCATAAAAATGGATTCGTTGGAGGCACCACGCTTTCATTTCCTTCACATAAACCCAACTGTAAACTTTTGCAAAAGGTGACAATTTTTTTCATAGACCCATGAAAAATGGTAATTTTGTTGTAGTAACAAAACACTATGTCCGCTCATTTCAATGGCATTTAATCATTGCAGTTTTGTTTTAGAACGAGAGGTTACACTCTAGTAACTTGGCCTTGTCTTCCTTCTGCAGCATCAAGGCATTCTTCCAGCTGTCCAGCAACTACTAAGAGTGAGAAGTCGCGGCACAGACGCCACCACTTGCTGTTCAATTCTGGCAATTAGAATTGGACAACAGAATGTTCTCCAGTTGCTTGTCAGCCTATTTTGACTTGTCTAGCAAGAATCAAGTTCAGGATCAAAATGGCAAAAGTTGTGGCCTATCAAATTTTTAAGCACCGTCTTGGACCTTCAGAAAGGATAGAATTAACCAATGCCAAATTAACAGAAGTCCTCTGTATTAGTCTTGAGCGTTTATAGACAAGGTTGAAATCTTGCTAAGATTGCACCATGTCACAAATGCAAACTAATGAAGCTGGATTGACATCATACCATGATTAGGAGGTCTGGTCTTTGCAAATCAACACCATGCGGCACTTTTCTAAATAAGAATACTTATTCCGCACTTCATTGCCAGGTAACACACCAGCGCTTCTGTCTGAATCTCTAGCTTTAAACTCTTGTTGGTTTGACATCCTGAAGGCTCCTTCTAGGTGTTTATTCTCTGCACTGATTTTTGGTGCAGGTAAACATTTTTTAGATCTTGAGTACCTTCCATGTCACTTTTCTGTGAGTATTCCTGTGGATATGTTGTTCTTTAGTACAAGATTACCTAAATTAATTTAGATATGTCATGCTCTCGCTACTCATCCTACTGTCGTGACAGCCGTATTAAAATTGTGGTAGTACGCGAACCTTTATAGAGTCATACTTTGAAGAGTTTCATAAGGTATGGTAAGTACAACCTTTCTGAAAAGTGACGGGGCCAGTTAGAACATGAATGTTGTTGTGACCTGAATAATTGTCGGTGTTGGAAAGCTGTGAAAAGTGATGGCTGGTATTCATATCCCTTGCTAGGGTGTTGCATGATGCCATTGCAGCAGGAGGCCGAAGAGATCTTGTATTCAGCTGCCATAATTCGCATAGTGGCTTTGTCTCTAATGAAGTAGAATGTTCATGTAGTATTGTCCCTTGATGCTGGCTGTTTGAGTTGTTCAAAGCACACCTGCTGTCTTTCTCTGCCTACATGTATGTCACTGGTAGAGGGAGAATGTTAATTCATACCCACACTGTGCGCAATTTTTAGGATGTGTCATGCTACCTTTTGTTAGTGGCTGTACCTTTTGAGTATTCTTTTGCTTCAGTATGACTGGTGCCTTTGGTATTGTTTGGTACAAAGTAATATCTAGTCTTTTTCTATTTGTCTCATATTTTTAGTGCCTCTAGGTTTTAATAGCACATATTTCTATTCGGAGATAATTTTGTTATTATTTTGATACTGCCTTCTCATTGTCTTTTTGTATGTGTACACTTCATTGCAGCGATTGAGTGTTTCAGTTAACAGTGTCCATTTTGGAATGCCAAATAAATGACTTTGTTTACTGAATGTTCATTGATCATGTTGGTTAACATATTAATGCTCACACTGATAAGTTGTATGTAATCTTTCAGTATCATTAGCATTTTATTGGATTGAATGTTTGAAGAAAAGTTCAGTGATAGCACTTGGGTGTTAATTTATTGTTGCTATTGAAGTGCTTGTTGTGACTGATATCTATCAGCTTGTAAAATTTATAGCTGACTGTTGAGGTTCATAATCTTATTTAATTCTTGCATTGGCCCAGCTGTGTTACTGGCTGTTCTGTATGCAGTGGTGTGGCAAATTTCTCCTGTAGTAATTATGCGAAACTGAATTTTGACTGAAGCATGCAGTGATCGCACTCCACCAAGTGCTATTGTATATGCTGTTAAAGAATGTGCCAgtagggttctttttttttttcagttaaagAAATGTTTTCTCCTAATTGCACTTGTGTGAGTCATCAATAGCAGACTTTCTGAACAGCCAAATAGATGCACTGTGTGTGTTTAATTATAAATTCCAAGAATTAGCTTGCTTCACTTTCTGCATTTGTACCCGGCTAGACGGAATGTGCTTGGATGAAATAGAACATGTGAGTGCCGTAAGGTCAGAGACCCATTTAGACATTTCGACGAGTCCTAGGTGAATACCTCACTCTAGGTAAAGGAAGCAATGAAGAGAACAGAACTTTAGTGCATTGCTTTCACTTTGACTGTAAGAGTTGAGCAGCGACTTTCGTGGGCAGACGCCATTGTTCCAAATCTGCCAAAAGGTGCAAAAAGCATACAATTCCAAAAATGTGGTCTTTGAGCACTGCCATCTGCATAGTAGAAAACAAAGAGCACAATTAACGCACCCATCAAGCGCTGACGAAATGGCTGGCATCTATGTTGTAGAACACAAAGGCCAAGTCAGTGCCCTTCAAGGTGCTGAGAAAGTGCTGACATCTACGCAGTAAAACAAGAAAGAGCAGAATAAGTGCCAATTTTAAATGCTGGCACTGCAGCCGTCTAtgtagtaaaagaaaaaaaccaAGGGGATGTGCCAAGTTCATTTGAAAACAATATTATTGCGGTTGACGACCTGAGCTCATTCAAAACATTTAAGAGGTTAATAGCGTGACTGTGGCACATCGTTACTTAATTACTTTCTTTACAATGGATGGAGTGCACTGCTTGTAAATTAGACCACAATGAGATGAAGTATCTGGTTCTGCCTCTTTACAGAGTTAGCACAGTATATTTTGTCATTGTGCACAATTTATGTATTTCTTAAGCTTATTGGCTTGTTTTATGTGCTTACCAAGACAAATTGCAACAAAATAAACAGCTCGAACCATGCAAATGATTAAAAACAAAGACGCAGCAGAATTTCATATACATAGTAGCCATTAACCACTGTTGTGTGCTCTAGATAAGAAGCATAGATGTGTACTGTGATAATGGGGTTGCAGGAAACGAGTTTGTAACAAGTCAAGATTTACAACTAAAATGTGTAGCTGCTTGTTAGAGTGCTTTCTTGTATAACATTAGTCATTTCAGTAATAAACATTCCTGGAACACATGTTCTAAAAGCTTGTACAGATGCAAAAACAGCGTCCTTAGTAAATGCATGTAATCCTGTTCTCGGATTATGAAAACGAGTGTGGTAGTGCATATATTGTAACATTTTCCCACACACCAAAAAAATACCCAACTTCACTGATACCTCTTGGTTCTGTTTGCACCTATTGTTTAGGAATCCAGTGGGTCAAATGGTTCTCTACATGTTCCTGAAATGGGcagcatataaaaaaaaatgaagggttTGGTTTCTTGCTGCTCTGTACTATGATTGATGCATACGTCTGCAATCAAGGGTCTTTTGCAGGAGTGAGACTGAACAGATGAAGGAACAAATTTGAAGACTGGCATGTTCATTGTACCCAAAGGGGGAAATTAAGAAATATGTTCAGAAACCAATATTGTAAGCATAACCAAAAAAAGAAGGGTTATCAAGCTTGAAGTGAACTTGGCAGGACAAGTCTGATGACCAAGGAATGCAGCTAAAGAGTCGTTTGAAGAAAGTGAACGAACGGTAGTAGCTGTGCCGTACCAAATGTTGAAAGTGCAGAGGGGAGGCTGTATTTTACTTTGTCTTGGCATCTATGTTTAATGAAGTTGACCAAAGAGAAGCATAATATAATTTCAGTGATCTGTTCCTACCATGCATGCTTGTAGCATAGTTTCCTAAGCGACACTAAACCTTGCTTACTTGTCATAAGTGAAGACTGAGCCTGTTGATAAggttttgttgtttctttctttaatttgtgTTGCAAACAAGATGATGCACAATTTGCTGGTCTAATtactttttgtgctcttttcacaGGTAGGCAACATGACTTCCCACCAACAGTCAAGCATGAGGAGTTGCAGGATAGTCTTTTCAACCTTTGTGAGTATGCAACTTTCAGGCTGTCTGCTCTCGATATACACAAGTGAAAGCGCACGGGCTTTAAGCCACAGCTGTGCAGGTCCCTCGTGTGAATTGACACATGAGAACATTAATCACAGTACCACAGCGAAGTAAAGAACTCTCCCTCTCTGTACACCCGATAGACAGCACAAGTGTGACCATATGTTGTTATAAACTGAACAGTAAAGTTGCCTCACATGATATGCAGGACAATTTAATAAGGTGTTGTACCATGTTAGGATGTGGCTGTCACATAGGTTTTGCATGTGATCTACAGAAATTATCAGAAGCCCACAAATTGCATATTAAATAAATTTGTCCTGGGTTTAGCGCCAGTGAATCATAACTGAGGTTTTACAAATGTCACCTGGGGCCAGCAAGTTTGTACCTTGAGTGCTTGTTGAGGATGGGAGAGCGAGTAGCGTCGAAATCTATACTCTGACACTGTTCTTAATGGGTTGTTGAAAACTGCAAAAGTCTGCAAATGCTCCACATTCTctcactgtaattttttttttatgaaaacaTGGGTGCATGTCACAAACAGGaccattaagcattcaaatacgAAATTATTGAAATAATCATGAAAGTACACCAGCCATGCTTTGTTTACTCATACCTTTAGTCACCCTCAAGAcctcttaaatgaaaaaaaaaataaataaaagctcaCTAGTTTCAGTATCTATGTTCTTACATTTCTTTGGCACTTCATAATGGATTCTACTATTGTTTTATTTGCGCAGCATCAAGTCCTTCTATTTCTCTATCAACGGCCGAGGGTGAAAACTCGCAGCAAGGACACTTCCACCGCTGTCAGTTCTGTGCATATCAGTCCCGTAACCCGCTTCACCTGGAAACACACATCAGGGTCCATACTGGCGAGCGTCCATTTGAATGCCATTTGTGCCCGCAGAGATTCTCCCATAAAAGCAACCTGAATGTACacttgcgcacccacacaggcgagaagccatttcactgCCCCTCGTGCCCTCAGAAGTTTGTACATAGCGGCGACCTTAACAGGCACCTGCGCATCCACACGGGTGAGCGGCCGTTTCAGTGCCCGTCGTGCCCTCGGAGATTCTCGCGAAAGGCCTTTCTGAAGGAACACATGAGCCTCCACACGGGTGAGCGACCATTTCAGTGCCCCCTGTGCCCTCAGACTTTCTTGCACAAGTCCAGCATAAAGCAGCACCTGAGTGTCCATACCGGGGACCGACCACACCGCTGCACCAGCTGCTCCAAGTCCTTTGTGCGGGCTGAGCACTTGAGCAGACATAAGAAAAGAATGCACCACGATGCCATAGAGTAGGCCATCAGCAATGCAGAACTAGAGTCTGAACTAGGAATCTACCTACATGTGCAGCACGATGCAAGGTTTTCTGCTGCATCAGGTTGAACTGTCAAGTCACTTCACAAGATGTTACAGGTTAATCGAGGAAGTTGCAGGGTTATTTGTACTATTGAGATTGCGGTGCATTACACTGacgttcagtaaagtggaaagttgggctagttggtgagtgatcatcataccttgctggtgaagcagcgcactgacacggacacagtgaagacaaacaggaaaagacgacactcgctgcacttgcaactattttatttcagaacacatacttcatatttatatacctgcgcaccctcaggcatcaaagaaaatcaaggcaagattaaaggcaTTTTTAAAAAATCATTTGCCCGtgcatactcgggcgtcaaagatatggcacctatctatcatggcgtgcaatcctatcgtaatttgttgcaaccctaacaaccatttttatttaaaaatttttttcttctttttagtgtacttccaaaaaagGCAACCTTACCATGGCTTAGATGgacagatggctgactgatacaaccctctcccctcttgtgaacatgaaaggcttcgattatttccctggttagctgatccttatggtgtgataaaactgtggtatcattgtaaagcggctagcacccatgttgtgagcagtgccccttaatgtgggaatgaatgtttccccccaatgaccttttgtgctccaaaagtctcatgtttacacaccgacccgtttggccgatgtatacttttccacacgatatgggcaaacagtagactacagaTGACCTGCACTTgacaagtttttctttatgcttgactgtgcacttacgaccatttacttttacttttgttgaaactctacgatccagtccggcacatatttttccgagtttgttaggcgctgaaaaaactactcgtagaccatatctgccacctagattttttaagttatgcgcaatttcgtgtgcatatggtagtgacacaatttttttgctgtcaatctcttttctgttgcactctttctgatagccattgcgcacataacgaatcaacttataagctgatgtacagagtacatgtttttcgtatcctgcattctttagactgataacctgttggctgaaagtttcttttattttttccaggcaagacttagttaaggccaccctcaggcacgagaaagctatgccactttttacaattttagagtgtcccgaattatagctaagcaagggtttttctgatcgtggattgtatgaccagcaaacgtggtccgGTGTGGAAGTTAACGCCAAATCTAAAAACTGTAGCTTGCCATTCTTTGGCAACTCAATAGTGAAAGCCAGTCCTTGGCTGTTGTCCTTGAACACTTTTAAGACTTCATTCACTCTTACGTCCAGAACACCATGTTCGACTATAACCGAAAAATCGTCCACAAAGCGGAACACTTTTACCGCTACCTCTTTAAGGTTTGCATCTATCGCTTTGTCTATGctacctaaaaaaattgtgctaagtACCAGAGCTACTTttgagcctatacatataccggACTTTTGTCTGTACATAACATTATTCCACATTACAAAGGTGGGCTCAAGGTAAAAGGTTAACAGTTCAAGAAATATATTAACTGATACGCCACATTTGCTGACAAATTCcatctcgtcgttgtcttccGTTATACAATGCCTAACACTCGATAATAAGGGACCATGCGAAATATTGTAATACAGATCCTGTACATCTATGCTGAAGAATTCACATCGTTCAGGGTTAGACGTGCTTAAGTACGTTACTAACATTTCAGAGTTTGGTAAAACGAACGGATCGGTAACTATCAAGCCATTAAGGTGGTTTTGAAGAAATGAAGAGACAACCAACTGCCACGAGTCCCTTTCTGATACTATGGCTCTGAACGGAACATCAACCCTCATATAGCATTAAGGGgtactgctcacaacatgggtacTGGCCGCTTTACAACGATaccacagttttatcacaccataaggatcagctaaccagggaaataatcgaagcctttcatattcacaagaggggagagggttgtgtcagtcagccatctgtacatctaagcaaTGGTGAGGTtgcgtttttggaagtacactaaaaagaagaaaaaaattgtttaataaaaatggttgttagggttgcaacaaattacgataggattgcacaccatgatagataggtgccatatctttgacgcccgagtatgcgcgggcaaatgatttttaaaaaatgcctttaatcttgtcttaattttctttgatgcctgagggtgcgcaggtatgtaaatatgaagtatgtgttctgaaataaaatagttgcaagtgcagcgagtgtcgtcttttcctgtttgtcttcactgtgtccgtgtcagtgcgctgcttcaccagcaaggtatgatgattacaCTGACAATGTTTGTGTGATATTCCTTCATGTGAAGGCACAACAAATAGCTGCTTATCCATCAGATATGCCTTCACAAGAGTCATTATGTTCGATAATAAGGGTGTATGCACAAACGGATGCAGGTGGGAAGCGTGCCATGTTGGTGCACTCTATAGCGAAAACAAGCATGTGCGTACTGCCTCAAGTGCGAGCCGAATAAGTGGTATGATGCGCTGTCATGTGTTGCATCAACCGCTCCAAAGTAAATGAAGATGACGGGAAGAGGAAGTAATTGAAATGTGtgctttttaatgcgaaagcaataaaTGGCTGTTGAGGGAAAAAATCCGGCGTTGTCGGCATGGTCAAACAATCTTCCAAGAAGGCTACGAACACTTGATCCTTGGTGGAGGTTGAacacatgacctttggtgttaattaaggagAAATTAAGTCATGGTTAATTAAGATAAAGTTAAGTAGGgcactcgagcccacgacctttggtgttaagacAAAGCTAATTAGTGCACAGTGGAGTATGGCAGAGGTAATTAAGCCACTTGAAACCATGACCTTTGTTGGGAGTTGAGCCTTTGGCAGGAGTCAAACCCTCGACCTTGCATTATGGCATGTCTAAGCATCGCGCGGTAGTtacagtgctttcgcattcatccacataTGGGTAACTAAGTGCCCCTTTAATTTTTTAGCATTGTACAAGGTGTGCACACAAGTGCATGAATGAAAATAGGGAACTTTACGAAGAGCGACGATGTGGTGGATCTCCCATATCAACATGCATGGATCAATTCGCTGTGAATCCTCACAAATACGAGGCTTGTTCTCGACCAAGACGCCACTCTCACTGGAAAATATATTGGTGGCCTATTCAACAACTGATAAGCAAAAATGTGAAGTTAatagcttaaagggacactaaagtgaaaaatgatttcttctgcgtcagtaaattaccattctacaacaccaaaaacacccctcttacaacgataagacgtgtggtaagccagaaaaagcgcaagaacaaaatacgggtggcgacgcctacttatgttcccgcacctgggggctgtgacatcttggattttgatggcatcttctagggcctcctaattgtatatagcggtacagattgactacattgtgttctaaaggaaccaaatattaaacatagcaagtttcaggaacctttattcagccagcccagcccaaatgcgaaaacatactttggaatctctgACGTCACGCTAACGTACCGGCGCTagggtttcagcgcgaaattcaaatactgatacttggaccttcattttctcatctaatgatcaaactattattttgaaatggctgcctgcagggttcttaagcaatgcttcattagtctaaactgatttattgtttcgctttagtgtccctttaagcgttTTTAGGAAGCACCAAGAATTTCAGATAACTACTAGAGAGAGTTATATAGTAAGTTGTCCATGAAAAATGTTTTGCAGAATTATCCCCTGTGCTGTAGTTTAAGGTTTCCGCAAAGTTTCTCTTGAACTTGACCTTCTCGCAATCTGCGGTGTAatcttgtagtgtatattgtatTGTAGACTGTGCTTCCTTAAAATATGACGAAACTGCAAGTGGCTGCTCTGTAATATGACATTACTTTCTGTGA is a window from the Dermacentor albipictus isolate Rhodes 1998 colony chromosome 6, USDA_Dalb.pri_finalv2, whole genome shotgun sequence genome containing:
- the LOC135916257 gene encoding gastrula zinc finger protein XlCGF8.2DB-like → MVSVPTSPSSRLRSSSRQRCSSQPTNVVSAFCERNARNAPVPFTGCPLKKPSRRLKLTAAIHYASRHSSSCPATTKSRQHDFPPTVKHEELQDSLFNLSSSPSISLSTAEGENSQQGHFHRCQFCAYQSRNPLHLETHIRVHTGERPFECHLCPQRFSHKSNLNVHLRTHTGEKPFHCPSCPQKFVHSGDLNRHLRIHTGERPFQCPSCPRRFSRKAFLKEHMSLHTGERPFQCPLCPQTFLHKSSIKQHLSVHTGDRPHRCTSCSKSFVRAEHLSRHKKRMHHDAIE